In Nitrospira sp. MA-1, the following proteins share a genomic window:
- a CDS encoding response regulator transcription factor, with the protein MRILVVEDEPKVASFIRRALEEESYAVDVCADGPGGLDWAQAVNYDLIVLDLMLPGLPGLEVLKRARAAGVKAPVLILTARSEVDQRVKGLDAGADDYLTKPFAIEELLARARALLRRAGGAPTGILQVDDVILNPVTREVTRAGQRLEFTTKEYALLEYLMRNAGRVLTRSMITEHVWDLDFDTFTNVIDVYISYLRNKIDKGRERSLIQTVRGSGYMMRSDG; encoded by the coding sequence ATGCGGATTTTAGTGGTGGAAGATGAACCTAAGGTGGCTTCCTTTATCCGGCGAGCGCTGGAGGAAGAAAGTTATGCCGTCGATGTATGCGCGGATGGGCCGGGAGGGTTGGATTGGGCTCAAGCCGTAAATTATGACTTGATTGTCTTGGATTTAATGTTGCCAGGATTGCCAGGTCTCGAAGTGCTTAAGCGTGCTCGTGCCGCAGGTGTCAAAGCTCCCGTACTTATTTTAACGGCACGTTCAGAAGTGGACCAACGGGTCAAGGGGCTGGATGCTGGGGCTGACGATTATTTAACGAAACCCTTTGCGATTGAAGAATTGCTCGCCAGAGCTCGAGCGCTCCTTCGTCGAGCAGGAGGGGCTCCAACCGGAATTCTTCAAGTAGATGATGTGATACTAAATCCTGTGACTCGAGAGGTGACTCGTGCTGGCCAACGTCTTGAGTTCACGACTAAAGAATATGCGCTCTTAGAGTATTTAATGCGAAATGCGGGACGGGTGTTAACGCGGTCCATGATTACGGAACATGTGTGGGATTTGGATTTTGATACGTTTACAAATGTTATTGATGTGTATATTAGCTACTTGCGAAACAAAATTGATAAAGGACGGGAACGAAGTTTGATTCAAACGGTCAGGGGAAGCGGATATATGATGAGGTCGGACGGGTGA
- a CDS encoding heavy metal sensor histidine kinase, translating into MKTTSIRVRLTLWYGSALALILVLFAVALYLVMSRALREQVDASLDEAAAVAIRTLGEHRFGPFLIFEDLSQDFPEIALLDKFFQIFGPAGQVTIQSANIQSREIPLSQTSFRASLDGKSTFESVQFEKGVPLRLLSVPIRQDDQLVNILRVGTSLYPTERMLHRLLAGLYIASPLALLVSLVGGWFLAGRALRPVHAITQAAQRIAAGDWTQRIQTPHSNDEIGQLASTFNDMIGRLEVSFRQIRQFSADASHELRTPLTITKGETELALRRPRQAEDYQAVLESNLEEIDRMSRIVDELLFLSRADLGEIKLKMYPVQLDDLVREIQQQALVLGQERNIHTVLKAIEPVVVQGDDLRLRELLLNLVDNAVKYSHQGQTVELSLLVAGNKGKLVVRDHGIGLASEDHGRIFDRFYRTDEARSHSAKGTGLGLAICKWIVEVHHGTIEVQSVVHGGSCFTVFLPLAPSAAIV; encoded by the coding sequence GTGAAAACGACCTCGATTCGAGTTCGATTAACTTTATGGTATGGATCCGCGTTGGCTCTCATTCTGGTTCTTTTTGCCGTGGCATTATATTTGGTCATGTCCCGCGCACTTCGGGAACAGGTGGATGCCTCGTTGGATGAGGCCGCAGCTGTGGCGATTCGAACCCTCGGAGAACACCGGTTTGGTCCATTCTTGATTTTTGAAGATTTATCTCAGGACTTTCCTGAAATCGCACTTTTGGATAAGTTTTTTCAAATTTTTGGGCCGGCGGGGCAAGTGACGATTCAGTCCGCTAATATTCAAAGCCGAGAGATTCCATTGAGTCAGACATCGTTTCGTGCCTCTCTCGATGGAAAATCCACGTTTGAATCCGTTCAATTTGAAAAAGGCGTTCCACTGCGATTGCTGTCGGTTCCTATTCGTCAAGATGATCAATTAGTGAATATTTTACGCGTTGGGACATCACTTTACCCAACAGAGCGAATGCTGCATCGGCTCTTAGCCGGGCTCTACATCGCGTCTCCTTTAGCCTTGCTCGTCTCCTTGGTCGGAGGGTGGTTTTTGGCAGGCCGAGCGTTGCGTCCGGTTCATGCCATTACGCAAGCGGCCCAACGTATAGCAGCCGGGGATTGGACTCAGCGGATTCAAACTCCTCATTCCAACGATGAAATTGGACAATTAGCCTCGACCTTTAATGACATGATTGGACGATTAGAAGTGTCATTCCGGCAAATCCGGCAGTTTAGTGCGGATGCGTCTCACGAACTTCGAACACCCTTAACCATTACAAAAGGGGAAACTGAGCTGGCGTTACGGCGACCACGGCAAGCAGAAGATTATCAGGCTGTGCTGGAGAGCAATTTGGAGGAAATCGACCGCATGAGCCGGATCGTGGATGAGCTTTTGTTTTTATCACGAGCGGATCTTGGGGAAATTAAGCTCAAGATGTATCCAGTTCAATTGGATGATTTAGTGCGAGAAATCCAGCAACAGGCCTTGGTGTTGGGCCAAGAACGCAATATTCACACAGTACTCAAAGCCATTGAGCCCGTCGTTGTCCAGGGAGACGATCTACGTTTGAGGGAATTACTTTTAAATCTGGTCGATAATGCCGTGAAATATTCTCATCAAGGACAAACCGTGGAACTCTCTTTGCTTGTTGCCGGAAACAAGGGAAAGCTAGTGGTTCGAGACCACGGTATTGGTCTTGCCTCTGAGGATCACGGCAGAATTTTTGATCGATTTTACCGGACCGATGAAGCGCGTTCTCATTCGGCAAAAGGAACTGGATTGGGTTTAGCGATTTGTAAGTGGATTGTGGAAGTTCACCATGGGACTATTGAGGTCCAAAGTGTCGTTCATGGTGGTTCATGCTTTACGGTTTTCCTCCCTTTGGCTCCGTCTGCTGCGATAGTGTAA
- a CDS encoding sigma-70 family RNA polymerase sigma factor: protein MITIQRGSQFSETQESHALSLVRSRSKKRAQSSYRNSQADLDMDKEESSKSIAEPGSVNLESMYFRGFRSRPLLNAREELALATRLYQGTAHLRSLLQEAFELTKGLNQGSEVKLFQDELTKFSELNGYSAPVVEAIVECLGNIETFSAMNGKAGQKLSLRFSEISLSIGEVRVDIEEPKDALVQRNLRLVVDVAKRYLGRGMNFLDLVQEGNIGLMKAAERFDYTRGFKFSTYATWWIRQGISRAVADQSRTIRVPVHTNEASTKIAKTAQRLAQQFDREPTFEEIGQRLEMTGDRVKETIEAFQEPISLDAPSVDGETELGELIPDLACQSPDEEVSRKSNAQWLNQIFQVLTDREQQVIRLRFGIGVDEAWTLEQVGRSMSVTRERIRQIEVVALKKLKESHVKAMLAEIQ from the coding sequence ATGATTACAATTCAAAGGGGTTCACAATTCAGCGAAACGCAGGAAAGTCACGCACTGTCCTTGGTTAGGAGCCGATCTAAGAAACGGGCTCAATCAAGTTATCGAAATTCGCAGGCGGATTTGGATATGGATAAAGAGGAGAGCTCCAAATCCATTGCTGAGCCTGGATCCGTAAATTTAGAGTCCATGTACTTTCGTGGGTTTCGCTCACGCCCACTTTTGAATGCCAGGGAGGAGTTAGCGCTGGCTACCAGACTATATCAGGGTACGGCCCACCTTCGTTCATTGTTACAGGAGGCCTTTGAGCTTACCAAGGGACTGAATCAAGGTTCGGAGGTAAAGTTGTTTCAGGATGAATTGACAAAATTCTCAGAGCTAAATGGATATTCAGCTCCGGTAGTGGAAGCCATCGTAGAGTGTTTAGGCAACATTGAGACATTCTCGGCGATGAATGGCAAGGCAGGCCAAAAGCTTAGTCTGCGGTTTTCGGAAATTAGTCTTTCGATTGGTGAAGTTCGGGTGGATATTGAAGAACCAAAAGATGCCTTGGTGCAGCGCAATCTTCGTCTGGTAGTGGATGTCGCTAAGCGTTATTTAGGGCGAGGGATGAACTTTCTTGACCTTGTGCAAGAAGGGAATATTGGGCTGATGAAAGCGGCAGAACGATTTGATTACACCCGTGGGTTTAAATTCAGTACCTATGCGACGTGGTGGATTCGCCAGGGCATTTCGCGAGCGGTTGCCGATCAAAGCCGGACGATTCGTGTGCCGGTGCATACGAATGAGGCATCCACCAAAATTGCCAAGACTGCTCAGCGTCTTGCGCAGCAATTTGATAGAGAGCCCACATTTGAAGAAATTGGCCAACGCCTGGAGATGACCGGCGATCGGGTGAAAGAAACGATTGAAGCGTTTCAGGAGCCGATATCCCTAGATGCTCCTTCTGTGGATGGAGAGACGGAATTAGGAGAATTAATTCCTGACCTGGCCTGCCAGTCTCCTGACGAAGAAGTGTCCCGTAAATCAAATGCACAGTGGCTGAATCAAATTTTTCAGGTTTTGACTGACCGGGAGCAACAAGTCATTCGTTTACGCTTTGGTATTGGAGTGGATGAAGCTTGGACTCTGGAGCAGGTCGGGCGGTCCATGTCCGTAACTCGTGAGCGGATTCGTCAAATCGAGGTTGTGGCATTGAAAAAGCTCAAGGAGTCCCATGTCAAGGCCATGTTGGCTGAAATTCAGTGA
- the arfB gene encoding alternative ribosome rescue aminoacyl-tRNA hydrolase ArfB, protein MPIEITPHLSIPDSDVRFSAARSAGPGGQHVNKVNSRVILEFDVNHTSVLSGYQKRRIAEMVGQRMNQEGVLRLQAQRHRTQSANRADLLEKFVKLLQDALRPVKARVPTRVPHRVREKRLEEKKLRTRAKRVRQNPKNIDET, encoded by the coding sequence ATGCCAATTGAGATCACTCCCCATCTTTCTATTCCTGATTCTGACGTGCGATTTTCAGCTGCTCGAAGCGCAGGTCCTGGTGGACAACATGTTAATAAGGTGAATAGTCGCGTCATTTTAGAGTTTGACGTCAACCATACGTCCGTTCTTAGTGGCTATCAAAAACGACGAATTGCCGAAATGGTTGGGCAACGCATGAACCAAGAAGGGGTTCTGAGGCTGCAGGCTCAACGACATCGCACCCAATCGGCTAATCGCGCTGATTTATTGGAGAAGTTTGTGAAATTACTGCAGGATGCCCTGCGCCCTGTAAAGGCCCGGGTTCCAACCCGAGTGCCGCATCGAGTGCGTGAGAAGCGTTTGGAAGAGAAGAAACTGCGAACTCGCGCGAAGCGGGTGCGACAAAACCCAAAAAATATAGATGAAACGTAA
- a CDS encoding S9 family peptidase, with amino-acid sequence MTTRSSHSSSFMPTPPRAKRVPYRLEHHGHVRTDEYYWLRDRENPEVLAYLQAENEYAATLRSHTRELEQTLFEEIRDRIQPTDLSVPFRLGDFWYYTRYEEGKEYALYCRKEKSLANPELIMVDGNELARGHDYFSLGNWTVSFAQDILAYAIDTQGRRIYTIGFKNLTTGETIDEWIPSVTGNMEWGNDNRTLFYSRQDSVTLRSNQIFCHRLGTNPQLDTLVYEETDETFSVSIEKTKSKQYLLIGSHQSITNEYRYLNADNPESDFQIFQARKRGHEYDVDHLGDHFWIRTNDDAKNFRLMRTETKATSATHWEEVIPHRLEVYLEGFELFKNFLVLEERRQGLIHLRMLRTEDASEHELNFGEPAYLAALGDNLEADTPYLRFGYTSMTTPMTIYDYHMETREKILLKQEPVLGNFHISHYQTERLFAPAPDGTSIPISVVYRKGFVPDGTHPLLLYGYGSYGASMDASFSSPRLSLLDRGFVYALAHIRGGEELGRQWYENGKLLSKKNTFTDFIACAEFLIRQGYAAPQKLFALGGSAGGLLMGAIMNMRPDLFHGVVAQVPFVDVVTTMLDPNIPLTTGEYDEWGDPNQQQFYEYMLSYSPYDNLQPQPYPHLLVTSGLHDSQVQFWEPTKWVAKLRALKTDNQRLLLRTNMDAGHSGASGRFKRYEETAMIYAFLLDLAGSADR; translated from the coding sequence ATGACGACCCGTTCCTCCCATTCTAGTTCTTTCATGCCAACTCCACCCCGTGCTAAACGCGTCCCGTACCGGTTAGAACATCATGGGCACGTTCGAACAGACGAGTATTATTGGCTCAGAGATCGTGAGAACCCTGAAGTCCTGGCCTATTTGCAGGCTGAGAATGAGTATGCCGCCACGTTGAGGAGCCACACCAGAGAATTGGAGCAGACCCTGTTTGAAGAGATCAGGGACCGCATTCAGCCAACGGATTTATCTGTTCCGTTTCGGCTGGGAGACTTTTGGTATTACACTCGCTATGAAGAGGGAAAGGAATATGCCCTATACTGCCGTAAAGAGAAATCCTTAGCGAATCCGGAACTCATCATGGTCGATGGCAATGAATTGGCTCGGGGACATGATTATTTCTCATTGGGGAATTGGACGGTAAGTTTTGCCCAAGATATTCTCGCCTATGCCATTGATACGCAAGGTCGGCGGATATATACCATTGGCTTTAAAAATCTGACAACGGGCGAGACGATTGATGAATGGATTCCTTCGGTGACAGGAAATATGGAGTGGGGCAATGACAACCGTACTCTCTTTTATTCCAGACAGGATTCTGTAACCTTGCGATCCAATCAGATTTTTTGTCATCGGTTGGGGACGAACCCCCAACTGGATACGTTGGTGTATGAGGAAACGGATGAAACCTTTTCTGTTTCTATCGAAAAAACAAAATCCAAACAGTATTTGTTGATTGGATCCCATCAATCCATAACGAATGAGTACCGGTATCTGAATGCGGATAACCCTGAAAGCGATTTTCAGATATTTCAGGCCAGGAAACGAGGGCATGAATACGATGTGGATCATCTGGGGGATCATTTCTGGATTCGAACGAATGATGATGCCAAAAACTTTCGTTTGATGCGGACTGAAACAAAAGCCACGAGCGCCACACACTGGGAAGAAGTGATTCCTCACCGGCTAGAGGTGTATTTGGAAGGATTTGAGCTATTCAAGAATTTCCTGGTGTTAGAAGAACGGAGGCAGGGTCTCATCCATCTTCGTATGCTTCGGACCGAAGATGCCTCTGAACATGAACTGAATTTTGGAGAGCCGGCCTACCTTGCAGCGTTGGGGGATAATTTAGAAGCCGATACTCCTTATCTACGATTTGGGTATACATCCATGACCACCCCCATGACCATCTATGATTATCACATGGAAACACGAGAAAAAATTCTTCTCAAACAAGAACCGGTCCTTGGGAATTTTCACATCAGCCACTACCAGACGGAACGCCTTTTTGCTCCAGCACCAGATGGTACCTCTATTCCTATATCCGTGGTCTACCGAAAAGGTTTTGTTCCGGATGGCACGCATCCCCTGTTGTTGTATGGCTATGGTTCCTATGGTGCGAGCATGGATGCAAGTTTTAGCTCCCCCCGACTCAGCTTGTTGGATCGTGGGTTTGTCTATGCGTTAGCCCACATTCGAGGTGGAGAGGAACTGGGCCGACAGTGGTATGAAAACGGCAAGTTATTATCCAAGAAAAATACCTTCACGGATTTTATTGCCTGTGCCGAATTTTTAATTCGGCAAGGGTACGCTGCCCCTCAGAAATTATTCGCTCTTGGTGGAAGCGCTGGTGGTTTGTTGATGGGGGCGATTATGAATATGCGGCCTGATTTGTTTCATGGTGTAGTGGCACAGGTTCCTTTTGTGGATGTGGTGACCACGATGTTAGATCCCAATATCCCTCTGACGACGGGAGAATATGATGAATGGGGTGATCCCAATCAACAACAGTTTTACGAGTATATGCTTTCCTATTCACCTTACGATAACCTTCAACCCCAGCCGTATCCTCACCTTTTAGTGACTTCAGGGTTGCATGACTCACAAGTGCAATTTTGGGAGCCGACCAAATGGGTTGCAAAACTGCGTGCGCTGAAGACCGATAATCAACGCCTTTTGCTCAGAACCAATATGGATGCAGGCCATAGTGGAGCCTCAGGCCGTTTTAAACGGTATGAGGAAACCGCGATGATCTATGCATTCTTATTGGATCTCGCCG